The nucleotide window tttttttttttatttatcgtCACATCATCTatcagctgctgcttgcgAAACTTACCAatacttatcgataacagcGACAGCCGATTACAAAAAGCTGCAACCCTGGCTCTagcaaaacaagaaaaatggcGGGTAGCGTTTTGTGCTGCGCATATACTACGTTgtgttttttgtattattataagtAAAACAAACGTGTAAATAAGCATTTTAAGGCAAAATGGTAAAAGGAATTCAAAAACAATTGCGCAATAAAACTGCGGCAAGTAGAACTGAAACTACAGAAAACACACGACGCttggcaacaggcaacaaaaaGATAAACATGGAATCCAGCGCAGATGTGACAACAATAAAGCCGATGCCAGGGCTTAACCATAAAGAATTAAgcataaatcaagtaaattgTGTGCGCAAGTGTTATGTTAGACTGAAACGCCTTAAATTACCAACAAACAACGCTGCGGCGCAGAAGTGCGATGCTAATAAAGCAGCGTCAATTAACGCTAATAACTTGGACGATGTTAGCGTATTTGAGCCAGGTCGGAACTCCACCATGTGCCAGTCCAGAGTCCAGGACATAGGTAAGTGGCTGTTTAAGTCAAGTACAATATACGTCTAAACACATGCTCTTAGGTGCCATCATTACGCCCTGTCGCGTTCGCATCAGGCGCTCGGTACAGAAGCATCCAGAAACATCCGAAAAGACGCAGGAAAACATGACAGTATCGAAGCGTGTGCCTCGCTTTTTTCACCGGGATCAGCCGCCAGCCCGAAGCCGTTCCTCAGTCACACGGCACGTCTATGAGTTTCTTTCGCAGTCGCAAATCGAGGACAACGAACCGCAGGATCCGGCAGCGGACATAATCAAACAGATGGTCGAAGACGGACGAGCCTGCATGATGGTCCGTCACAAGGGCAAGACGCGCAAGCGGACTGTCAAGAAAAAGGTTCGACCAGTGGGCAAGCGCAAGCAATGCCCCGTACGCAGCATTGCTgaaaaacagacaaacatgCCAAGCAGCAACAAGGTCCCTGGAAGGCAATTAACGCCCGTTATCGAGCTGGACGGCGATTCAAGTGATGACAATATGGAGGCCGTGCATGTTGAGGTGCCCGCCCAGATACACACGCCTCCAGTAAAActggcggctgccattgcaaAATCGAACTAATATCGAGGGTGTCTATAGCCCGTTGGCGCGTTCGCTGATGCTGAATAAAACTAAGGCACATCACCAGAAGCCGCAGGAATCCATGGAAAAGCGACGAGAGCTCTTAAACATGGCCAAGAAATTTGTCAGCACACACCGCTGAATCGCAAGAGTAACACCGTCGCGAgtttaaatacaacaacatTTTCCCCAATTTTAGATAATGCCGGCAGTAGAACTGGGAGTCTAAGAGCTGACTACTCTCCCGGTTTTAAAGACAGTTTGCCGGCAGCTTCAGCTGGTGCTGCCAGTGCTATATGCTCCTCCGACAGACGAAACATGTCGTTAGCAACTCCAGCTGGTAGTCCCAGCGGCGGCTGTTCGCCTTGGCGTATCTCCGACGAGGTGCCCTTGCCGAATACATTCGCATTCGGCTTAAATACATCAAATTTACCATCGTATTCCAGTGACTTTATACGCAAACGGCATATCTACGTGCCGGATGAGCCAGAGCCGGCGGAGTCTAGTTGTCCAGCGCCCAACGAGCAGGAAACTAGCTGCGCTGCCAACGACTCGAATGGCGAAAATATGCCgcctccagctgcagcagtcgCACAGGCAACGCCTATTAAACCAAGCGAGGACCAAGAGAacgaaaattttgaaaactatGTGCAATTACCAAATCCTC belongs to Drosophila virilis strain 15010-1051.87 unplaced genomic scaffold, Dvir_AGI_RSII-ME tig00000195, whole genome shotgun sequence and includes:
- the LOC116651743 gene encoding LOW QUALITY PROTEIN: protein dalmatian-like (The sequence of the model RefSeq protein was modified relative to this genomic sequence to represent the inferred CDS: deleted 5 bases in 3 codons; substituted 1 base at 1 genomic stop codon) — its product is MESSADVTTIKPMPGLNHKELSINQVNCVRKCYVRLKRLKLPTNNAAAQKCDANKAASINANNLDDVSVFEPGRNSTMCQSRVQDIGAIITPCRVRIRRSVQKHPETSEKTQENMTVSKRVPRFFHRDQPPARSRSSVTRHVYEFLSQSQIEDNEPQDPAADIIKQMVEDGRACMMVRHKGKTRKRTVKKKVRPVGKRKQCPVRSIAEKQTNMPSSNKVPGRQLTPVIELDGDSSDDNMEAVHVEVPAQIHTPPVKLAAAIAKXTNIEGVYSPLARSLMLNKTKAHHQKPQESMEKRRELLNMAKKFVSTPLNRKSNTVASLNTTTFSPILDNAGSRTGSLRADYSPGFKDSLPAASAGAASAICSSDRRNMSLATPAGSPSGGCSPWRISDEVPLPNTFAFGLNTSNLPSYSSDFIRKRHIYVPDEPEPAESSCPAPNEQETSCAANDSNGENMPPPAAAVAQATPIKPSEDQENENFENYVQLPNPRRTLQHRSPLKDINILEVVVLPSWKKNAQPDKTPTKVSTARNQNNVTISSPRQQSGRAQQSSSNLFGFEDFSTRKMRKLPMLEPLQNVTLHEKLQRLKDLRPANEKLPQINREPLRHDYDDLQAREPKQRNIKEMLCSTMIGAPARVPSMDESVALFKDNDPETTFDEKQPRRTYVRERPKRKRKQRVHVLFIDSDSSDEENEQDSKDKSGESPRKAMPPQKRIRKDVEHEAKLQQFITSFNQECAEVERFPIIVE